A region from the Linepithema humile isolate Giens D197 chromosome 1, Lhum_UNIL_v1.0, whole genome shotgun sequence genome encodes:
- the park gene encoding E3 ubiquitin-protein ligase parkin isoform X1, translated as MSFLFDLLKNAFLGMLQLLWFGKRKISNSLSIYVKTNTGSTLSVELDPKWDIKNLKEIVAPRMGIAPEDVKIIFAGKELHNSTIIEECDLGQQSILHAVKMPHKIFNKKNDASNSIEESMAETSDSNDSSSKPMNEMLKDLSLDESDQQYLSLEEQQVNRAHFYVYCSAPCKDVTAGKLRVKCSRCNSGAVTVDRDPQSWSDVLQPKRITVHCESDFCPTTSSIHNEDIESQISYARFYFKCAKHPSLGENDEAVPLYLVKPNLRNIPCLACTDVKETVLVFPCEAGHVTCLDCFHEYCIVRLQERRFEFDTIEGYYTLPCPAGCPNSFIQEVHHFHLLNTEQYERYQRFGTEEYVLQAGGLLCPRPNCGMGIIPSDVKTDEECRRIQCIGCGYVFCRICLEGYHVGDCESQTSGASTSIFFSKHYSVDPLKASEAKWDEASKNIIQISTKPCPKCRTPTEKDGGCMHMICTRPGCGYHWCWVCQTEWTRECMGNHWFG; from the exons ATGAGCTTTTTGTTTGATTTACTGAAAAACGCTTTTCTTGGAATGTTACAATTATTGTGGTTTGGTAAACGGAAAATATCAAATTCTTTGAGCATATATGTTAAAACAAATACAGGAAGTACACTTTCCGTCGAATTAGATCCAAAATGGgatataaaaaatctgaagGAAATTGTTGCACCTCGGATGGGGATAGCACCAGAAGATGTCAAAATTATCTTTGCAGGTAAAGAGCTGCATAATTCAACCATAATAGAG GAATGTGATTTAGGTCAGCAAAGCATTTTGCATGCAGTAAAGATGcctcataaaatatttaataaaaagaatgatgCTTCAAATTCTATAGAAGAGTCTATGGCAGAGACATCTGATTCAAATGACAGTAGTAGCAAACCTATGAATGAAATGCTTAAGGATTTATCTTTGGATGAATCAGATCAGCAATATTTATCTCTAGAAG AACAGCAGGTAAATCGagcacatttttatgtatactgTTCTGCGCCATGTAAAGATGTAACAGCTGGCAAGCTGAGAGTTAAATGTTCGAGATGTAATAGTGGCGCTGTGACCGTTGATAGAGATCCTCAAAGCTGGTCTGATGTTTTGCAACCGAAAAGGATAACTGTACACTGTGAAAGTGATTTTTGTCCTACAACTTCAAGCATACACAATGAAGATATAGAGTCTCAAATTTCCTATGCtcgcttttattttaagtGTGCAAAACATCCCAGTTTAGGAGAGAACGATGAAGCTGTACCTCTTTATCTTGTAAAGCCAAATCTACGCAATATTCCTTGTCTGGCATGCACAGATGTCAA agAGACTGTATTAGTGTTTCCTTGTGAAGCTGGTCATGTAACTTGCCTCGACTGTTTTCACGAGTATTGCATAGTTCGTTTACAAGAGCGACGATTTGAATTTGATACTATTGAGGGATATTATACCTTGCCATGCCCTGCTGGATGCCCCAATTCTTTTATTCAAGAAGTTCATCATTTTCATCTTCTTAACACAGAACAG TATGAGAGGTATCAGAGATTTGGTACAGAAGAATATGTTTTACAAGCTGGTGGACTGTTATGTCCAAGACCAAACTGTGGAATGGGCATTATACCATCTGATGTGAAAACTGATGAAGAGTGTCGAAGAATTCAGTGTATTGGATGTGGT tatgttttttgcagaatttgtTTAGAAGGTTATCATGTAGGAGACTGTGAATCACAAACATCAGGGGCCTCCACaagtatctttttttcaaaacattattcaGTGGATCCTCTAAAAGCTAGTGAA gCTAAATGGGATGAAGCTAGTAAAAACATAATTCAAATATCTACAAAACCTTGTCCTAAATGCAGAACTCCTACTGAAAAAGATG GAGGTTGCATGCATATGATATGCACAAGACCAGGATGTGGTTATCATTGGTGTTGGGTGTGTCAAACGGAATGGACCAGAGAATGCATGGGTAATCATTGGTTTGGATAA
- the park gene encoding E3 ubiquitin-protein ligase parkin isoform X2: MGIAPEDVKIIFAGKELHNSTIIEECDLGQQSILHAVKMPHKIFNKKNDASNSIEESMAETSDSNDSSSKPMNEMLKDLSLDESDQQYLSLEEQQVNRAHFYVYCSAPCKDVTAGKLRVKCSRCNSGAVTVDRDPQSWSDVLQPKRITVHCESDFCPTTSSIHNEDIESQISYARFYFKCAKHPSLGENDEAVPLYLVKPNLRNIPCLACTDVKETVLVFPCEAGHVTCLDCFHEYCIVRLQERRFEFDTIEGYYTLPCPAGCPNSFIQEVHHFHLLNTEQYERYQRFGTEEYVLQAGGLLCPRPNCGMGIIPSDVKTDEECRRIQCIGCGYVFCRICLEGYHVGDCESQTSGASTSIFFSKHYSVDPLKASEAKWDEASKNIIQISTKPCPKCRTPTEKDGGCMHMICTRPGCGYHWCWVCQTEWTRECMGNHWFG, encoded by the exons ATGGGGATAGCACCAGAAGATGTCAAAATTATCTTTGCAGGTAAAGAGCTGCATAATTCAACCATAATAGAG GAATGTGATTTAGGTCAGCAAAGCATTTTGCATGCAGTAAAGATGcctcataaaatatttaataaaaagaatgatgCTTCAAATTCTATAGAAGAGTCTATGGCAGAGACATCTGATTCAAATGACAGTAGTAGCAAACCTATGAATGAAATGCTTAAGGATTTATCTTTGGATGAATCAGATCAGCAATATTTATCTCTAGAAG AACAGCAGGTAAATCGagcacatttttatgtatactgTTCTGCGCCATGTAAAGATGTAACAGCTGGCAAGCTGAGAGTTAAATGTTCGAGATGTAATAGTGGCGCTGTGACCGTTGATAGAGATCCTCAAAGCTGGTCTGATGTTTTGCAACCGAAAAGGATAACTGTACACTGTGAAAGTGATTTTTGTCCTACAACTTCAAGCATACACAATGAAGATATAGAGTCTCAAATTTCCTATGCtcgcttttattttaagtGTGCAAAACATCCCAGTTTAGGAGAGAACGATGAAGCTGTACCTCTTTATCTTGTAAAGCCAAATCTACGCAATATTCCTTGTCTGGCATGCACAGATGTCAA agAGACTGTATTAGTGTTTCCTTGTGAAGCTGGTCATGTAACTTGCCTCGACTGTTTTCACGAGTATTGCATAGTTCGTTTACAAGAGCGACGATTTGAATTTGATACTATTGAGGGATATTATACCTTGCCATGCCCTGCTGGATGCCCCAATTCTTTTATTCAAGAAGTTCATCATTTTCATCTTCTTAACACAGAACAG TATGAGAGGTATCAGAGATTTGGTACAGAAGAATATGTTTTACAAGCTGGTGGACTGTTATGTCCAAGACCAAACTGTGGAATGGGCATTATACCATCTGATGTGAAAACTGATGAAGAGTGTCGAAGAATTCAGTGTATTGGATGTGGT tatgttttttgcagaatttgtTTAGAAGGTTATCATGTAGGAGACTGTGAATCACAAACATCAGGGGCCTCCACaagtatctttttttcaaaacattattcaGTGGATCCTCTAAAAGCTAGTGAA gCTAAATGGGATGAAGCTAGTAAAAACATAATTCAAATATCTACAAAACCTTGTCCTAAATGCAGAACTCCTACTGAAAAAGATG GAGGTTGCATGCATATGATATGCACAAGACCAGGATGTGGTTATCATTGGTGTTGGGTGTGTCAAACGGAATGGACCAGAGAATGCATGGGTAATCATTGGTTTGGATAA
- the tub gene encoding protein Tube — MAYNKDTEIRKVKPEEMYKLAIILNDSDAWKKLMTIVLKEGDIPRFDGDHIRTIEQASQYRDKRNPAQIFLDEWSTMGRKRPTLGILLELLIQAELFRAADYVACDLLKQQKLKRPSSGPAASIDTSDAAIDDLLEKQMLLQNPLLLGSTSEIEIYFRKDKDNSMNNENANNLSDTDENSSSCHKSADVISAIESNLIKFSTTNISEAGNKDIECNFASVSKRDSEEILKTSNPENSIDETHTYEVSEVSTQELPVVILPVIASNNNPEQSATELNEEMCSSDMNIPLCIKK, encoded by the exons ATGGCATATAATAAGGATACTGAAATACGTAAAGTAAAACCTGAGGAGATGTACAAGTTggcaattatattaaacgaCTCTGATgcatggaaaaaattaatgactaTTGTGCTTAAGGAAGGAGATATTCCCAGATTTGATGGTGATCATATTCG CACGATAGAACAAGCATCGCAATACAGAGACAAGCGCAATCCAgctcaaatatttttagatgaaTGGAGCACTATGGGAAGGAAGAGACCAACATTAGGAATATTATTAGAGCTTCTCATACAAGCAGAATTATTTAGAGCTGCTGATTATGTAGCATGCGATCTACTAAAAC AGCAAAAACTAAAGAGACCAAGTAGTGGTCCAGCTGCTTCTATTGATACAAGTGATGCAGCCATAGATGATTTGTTAGAAAAACAAATGCTTCTACAAAATCCTTTACTATTAGGATCGACATCAGAAATTGAGATATATTTTAGGAAGGACAAGGACAATAGCATGAATAATGAAAACGCCAACAATTTATCAGACACAGATGAAAATTCTTCAAGTTGTCATAAATCTGCAGATGTTATATCAGCCattgaatcaaatttaataaagtttagCACCACAAATATTAGTGAAGCTGGGAACAAAGATATTGAATGTAATTTTGCTTCAGTGTCTAAACGTGATTCTGAAGAAATTCTAAAGACAAGCAATCCAGAAAATTCAATAGATGAAACACATACATATGAAGTATCTGAAGTATCAACTCAAGAATTGCCAGTAGTTATACTGCCAGTAATTGCCAGTAATAATAATCCTGAACAATCTGCTACAGAGCTTAATGAAGAGATGTGTTCATCTGATATGAATATTCcactttgtataaaaaagtaa
- the LOC105667493 gene encoding pyruvate dehydrogenase phosphatase regulatory subunit, mitochondrial codes for MWQQSKLLYGRCVMQGRNLFNHHKTAEIATKSINTIEDAEYSFPKEARVVICGGGVMGGAVAYHLSLMGLGSQTVLVESGRLGGGTTWHASGLVGAFKPSLAQVKLAQDSIALYKELEKKGLLTGWKQCGSLSLARTRDRMTTFRRMKAQSVSRDIECHLVSPEEIRDLCPLLHVDDLFGGLWIPEDGVGDPYQICLTLIQEAQQGGVTVLENCAVTKVINQGGRVKAVETTNGTIECQHFVNCAGFWARNVGKLSEPYVKVPLHPVEHYYLHTKPITNLDPMTPVVRDLDGYIYFRENEGRLLAGGFEPVAKPAFEDGIIPESMDKRFLPEDWDHFHTLLEQMLHRIPSLGNAVLERLCNGPEAFSPDCKWIVGEAPEICNYYIAAGMKTVGISAAGGVGRATAELIVNGSTSLDMYELDVSRFLGLHNNRKFLRDRVREVPGMHYALQYPHHEFKTGRNLRMSPIYPKLRDAGAVFGQVMGYERPSWFQPDDDYDLEFPDGFQRYKIAYTNTFCKPPWFDAVAQEYAACREAIGLSDYSSFTKIDLWSNDTEVVDLLQYLCSNDVDVPVGSIIHTGMQNRRGGYENDCSLARIAPNHYMMIAPTIQQTRCKNWIHRHLPADGSVAVSDVTSAYTAICIMGPATRRLLTELTDIDLNPKNFPFFTFKELDVGLANGIRTMNLTHTGELGYVLYIPNEFALHVYTRLIDAGAKYGMKHAGYYATRALRVEKFYAFWGQDLDTFTTPLECGRSWRVKFDKEIDFIGRDALLRQRNQGVQRKYVQLLLNDHDLELDTWPWGSEPIYRNGKYCGMTTTTGYGFTFKKQVCLGFVQNFDSKGQPQEVTNEYVLSGDYEVNVAGIMYSAKCHLHSPNLPTKFPDKERDAYHATRDQQPS; via the exons ATGTGGCAACAATCCAAGCTGTTGTACGGTAGATGTGTAATGCAAGGAAGAAATCTTTTTAATCATCACAAAACAGCAGAAATAGCTACAAAATCTATCAATACAATAGAAGATGCTGAATATTCATTTCCTAAAGAAGCACGAGTTGTCATATGTGGAGGTGGTGTTATGGGAGGTGCTGTGGCATATCATTTGTCTTTGATGGGACTGGGATCGCAGACTGTTCTAGTAGAAAGTGgcag ACTGGGAGGAGGAACAACATGGCATGCGTCAGGATTAGTGGGAGCTTTCAAACCCAGTCTGGCACAAGTGAAACTTGCTCAGGATAGTATTGCGCTGTATAAAGAATTGGAGAAGAAAGGCTTGTTGACAGGCTGGAAACAATGTGGCAGCCTTTCTTTGGCGCGAACAAGAGATCGTATGACTACGTTCAGGCGAATGAAGGCACAATCtgt gTCGCGTGATATTGAGTGCCACTTAGTTTCACCGGAAGAAATTCGAGATCTATGTCCATTGTTACATGTTGATGATCTCTTTGGGGGATTATGGATTCCAGAAGACGGGGTCGGTGATCCATATCAAATCTGCTTAACACTGATTCAAGAAGCGCAACAAGGAG GTGTCACAGTACTGGAGAATTGTGCGGTCACAAAGGTTATCAATCAGGGCGGTCGAGTGAAAGCGGTGGAAACAACAAACGGTACCATTGAATGCcaacattttgtaaattgtgCTGGATTTTGGGCGCGGAATGTAGGGAAACTCAGTGAGCCATACGTAAAA GTACCACTTCATCCAGTGGAACACTACTACTTACACACTAAACCTATTACTAATTTAGATCCAATGACACCTGTTGTGCGCGATTTGGACGGATATATCTATTTTCGAGAGAACGAGGGTCGATTGTTGGCTGGCGGTTTCGAGCCGGTCGCAAAACCAGCCTTTGAAGACGGCATAATTCCTG agaGCATGGATAAGCGGTTTTTGCCGGAAGATTGGGATCACTTTCACACTTTGCTGGAACAGATGCTGCATAGAATTCCAAGTCTAGGAAATGCGGTTCTAGAGAGACTCTGCAACGGGCCCGAGGCATTTTCTCCGGATTGCAAATGGATCGTGGGAGAGGCTCCAgaaatatgcaattattatatcgCGGCCGGAATGAAAACG GTCGGAATATCCGCTGCTGGCGGAGTCGGTCGCGCAACGGCGGAATTGATAGTTAACGGCTCGACTTCGTTAGATATGTACGAGTTAGACGTGTCCCGCTTCCTCGGATTGCACAATAATCGCAAGTTCCTGCGCGATCGAGTGCGAGAAGTGCCTGGAATGCACTACGCGCTGCAATATCCCCACCACGAGTTCAAAACCGGACGAAATCTGAGAATGTCACCGATTTATCCGAAGCTGAGAGACGCTGGTGCCGTTTTCGGCCAGGTCATGGGCTACGAGAGACCGTCTTGGTTTCAGCCGGATGACGACTAtg ATTTAGAGTTTCCCGATGGTtttcaaagatataaaatagcCTACACAAACACATTCTGCAAACCTCCTTGGTTCGATGCAGTCGCGCAAGAATACGCTGCTTGTAGAGAAGCGATCGGTCTGAGCGATTATTCTTCTTTCACGAAAATCGATTTATGG TCGAACGACACGGAAGTCGTGGATTTGTTACAGTATTTGTGCTCAAACGATGTAGATGTGCCCGTGGGAAGTATTATCCATACCGGTATGCAGAATCGACGTGGTGGCTATGAGAATGATTGTAGTTTAGCGCGAATCGCACCGAATCA TTACATGATGATCGCCCCAACTATTCAACAAACGCGTTGCAAAAATTGGATCCACCGACACTTGCCAGCGGACGGTTCTGTCGCCGTGTCTGATGTCACATCGGCGTACACTGCAATTTGCATAATGGGTCCGGCCACCAGACGATTGTTAACCGAATTGACAGACATAGATTTGAATCCAAAAAACTTTCCATTTTTCACGTTTAAG gaATTAGATGTTGGACTCGCCAATGGTATTCGCACAATGAATTTAACGCACACTGGAGAGCTTGGCTACGTTCTGTATATTCCGAACGAG TTTGCCCTGCACGTTTATACGAGGCTAATAGACGCCGGAGCAAAATACGGGATGAAACACGCTGGTTATTATGCAACGCGGGCTTTGCGCGTTGAAAAGTTTTATGCATTCTGGGGACAAGATTTAGATACCTTCACCACTCCCTTGGAATGCGGCCGATCGTGGAGAGTGAAATTCGAT AAAGAAATCGATTTCATCGGCAGAGACGCTCTTTTAAGACAGCGCAACCAAGGCGTTCAACGTAAGTACGTGCAGTTGCTGTTGAACGATCACGATCTTGAGTTGGACACTTGGCCCTGGGGCAGCGAGCCCATTTAcagaaatggaaaatattgCGGGATGACGACGACCACGGGTTATggatttacatttaaaaagcAG GTGTGTCTTGGGTTTGTGCAAAACTTCGATTCGAAAGGGCAGCCGCAAGAGGTGACGAACGAATACGTATTATCGGGCGATTACGAGGTGAATGTCGCGGGCATCATGTATTCCGCGAAGTGCCACTTGCACAGCCCGAATTTACCGACCAAGTTCCCCGACAAAGAGAGAGACGCGTATCACGCTACGCGCGATCAACAACCCTCGTAA